In one Pasteuria penetrans genomic region, the following are encoded:
- a CDS encoding IS256 family transposase codes for MSIHTHNTTLSGKINIQKEESWIARNSMKIGDRSIDSPYCGKTLKSTCPFCHSHNVLIDEKLILTDRTIMAIANEKLALANETMAMANEKLALANETMAMANEKLALANKATAMEAGNKDTKWSAVAGEIGKLHSTNPSPAPQETEHNPLIEDSPSITLRDGKDKGPGNARSEGDGYHQLHDPKTRDRFLRAQRFFDDLKEGITSWGPKEWEESRHLIEKLLLLCCPSNHKEKTKDSLPLDDITSLMFHHDGGSILVRALIGLLKNAWIPEIDPLTDPKNWKPVVEDLCNLRMRVDRTLHCLKYPQDEGNGVYHRGYSTLFGELDLEVPRTRWEFSPYSLPRYQSAKNTLKDFVYRLYLPGLSLRKISKLLEEGFNLRTPPETLSQWLQPYYNDAIQYFERDLSTTVYTAIGMDTLFVPIREEGRYVSKAIAVSTGITAEGRRDIIGITPSPDENVESYDQHIGKLKERGLNVNDIRIVTTDGHRAFPLVVRKHFPHHTVHQRCYVHAIRNIMNAAPKSMKKEMAKDASYVLRSGDMRQALERWSECAGKYRFGNKATCEAWERLSPKKISLSLQAASITQNPILLPYILSTNYTESLNALFRERTNSKKGGFVGLEVAMKELMLTAFYWVGKQKENPNPLPVEDLLSIPADYESEISNGEPLPTTAYDFHPLLYTEQGQGCMDDVHTLDF; via the coding sequence ATGAGCATCCACACCCATAATACAACATTATCAGGAAAAATCAATATCCAAAAAGAAGAGTCATGGATAGCTAGAAATTCGATGAAGATAGGCGACCGATCCATTGACTCCCCGTATTGTGGAAAAACACTGAAAAGTACGTGTCCCTTCTGTCATAGCCATAATGTCTTAATAGATGAGAAACTGATTCTAACCGATAGGACCATAATGGCAATAGCAAACGAGAAGCTGGCCCTAGCCAACGAGACAATGGCAATGGCAAACGAGAAGCTGGCCCTAGCCAACGAGACAATGGCAATGGCAAACGAGAAGCTGGCCCTAGCCAACAAGGCAACGGCAATGGAAGCAGGGAATAAGGACACAAAATGGTCTGCGGTAGCCGGTGAGATTGGGAAATTACATAGTACGAATCCTTCCCCTGCCCCCCAAGAAACGGAACACAACCCACTGATCGAGGATTCTCCATCCATAACTTTGCGTGACGGAAAAGATAAAGGTCCGGGGAATGCACGATCCGAAGGGGATGGATATCATCAATTGCACGATCCAAAAACTCGGGATCGATTCTTACGTGCTCAACGTTTTTTCGATGATCTCAAGGAGGGAATTACCTCATGGGGTCCCAAGGAGTGGGAGGAATCTAGGCATCTGATTGAGAAACTGCTATTATTGTGTTGTCCATCGAACCACAAGGAAAAGACGAAGGATTCCCTTCCCCTGGACGATATTACTAGCCTCATGTTCCATCACGACGGTGGTAGTATTTTGGTGCGGGCGCTGATTGGATTGTTAAAAAACGCATGGATCCCAGAGATAGACCCTCTAACCGACCCAAAGAATTGGAAACCCGTTGTCGAGGACCTATGTAACTTACGCATGCGTGTAGATCGAACCCTCCATTGTCTGAAATATCCCCAGGATGAGGGGAATGGGGTCTATCATCGCGGATATAGCACACTGTTTGGGGAACTAGATCTAGAGGTTCCTAGGACAAGATGGGAATTTTCACCGTACTCGTTACCACGTTATCAGAGTGCAAAGAATACCCTCAAAGATTTCGTTTATCGTCTTTATCTTCCGGGCCTCTCCTTGCGAAAAATTAGTAAACTATTGGAGGAAGGATTCAACCTTCGGACGCCCCCGGAAACGCTTTCGCAGTGGTTGCAACCTTATTACAACGATGCTATACAATATTTCGAAAGGGATCTGAGCACGACAGTATATACAGCCATAGGTATGGATACCCTCTTTGTTCCCATTCGGGAGGAGGGTCGTTATGTTTCGAAGGCGATCGCAGTCAGCACGGGTATCACGGCGGAGGGGAGGCGGGATATAATAGGGATCACCCCCTCGCCTGATGAGAATGTTGAATCCTATGATCAGCATATAGGGAAACTAAAGGAACGGGGCCTGAATGTCAACGATATACGTATCGTTACCACAGATGGGCATAGGGCTTTTCCCTTAGTTGTACGCAAGCATTTTCCTCACCATACGGTTCACCAACGATGTTACGTTCACGCGATTCGTAACATCATGAATGCAGCTCCTAAAAGTATGAAGAAGGAAATGGCTAAGGACGCTTCTTACGTCTTACGGTCTGGGGATATGAGACAGGCACTAGAACGGTGGTCTGAGTGTGCAGGGAAGTATCGGTTTGGAAATAAGGCGACGTGCGAAGCATGGGAAAGGCTCAGTCCTAAAAAAATCTCCCTGAGCTTACAAGCGGCATCCATAACCCAAAACCCCATACTTCTGCCCTATATACTGTCCACGAACTACACGGAATCGCTGAATGCTTTGTTTCGTGAGAGAACGAATAGCAAAAAAGGTGGATTCGTTGGTCTTGAGGTAGCGATGAAGGAATTGATGCTTACCGCTTTCTATTGGGTGGGGAAACAAAAAGAAAACCCCAACCCATTGCCTGTCGAGGATCTTCTTTCGATCCCTGCTGACTACGAGTCCGAAATTTCGAACGGAGAACCTCTCCCCACCACGGCTTATGACTTTCATCCCCTCTTATACACGGAACAAGGGCAGGGTTGTATGGACGATGTCCATACCCTTGATTTCTAG
- a CDS encoding transposase, whose product MKKNSYNMELKNKIVREALHNGNVSEIAHKHGLIPRTVRSWVKQYGVKGDLWERTENDAKKVSLSEQDVSHKTVLELREQIYQLRKQLKKQKEEDQLRINILEDLVKKQNLCPQNRIG is encoded by the coding sequence ATGAAGAAAAATAGCTATAACATGGAATTAAAGAATAAAATAGTTAGAGAAGCTTTACATAACGGTAACGTGTCCGAGATTGCCCATAAACACGGACTCATCCCCAGAACGGTCAGGAGTTGGGTGAAGCAGTACGGGGTGAAGGGGGATCTCTGGGAAAGAACTGAGAATGATGCAAAGAAGGTGTCCCTGAGTGAACAGGATGTTTCTCATAAAACCGTTCTCGAATTAAGGGAACAGATCTACCAGCTAAGGAAACAGTTGAAGAAACAAAAGGAGGAGGATCAGCTCAGAATCAATATTCTGGAGGACCTTGTAAAAAAGCAGAATCTCTGCCCCCAGAATCGGATTGGGTGA
- a CDS encoding transposase, whose translation MASQRCNTIPNDYETEEIEQRETYLQNRLLSMVDTNQPSDIEFVFILLGLFFTEYASLYRKRYSGYHNTIGRPCIHILTPLIFDIIKEFLRCSDRMLIIQIPREGPLFEALGGKEGRPLMGERTLYESRNRLNVYEETEGYNVKEQFYSDFTQFLMGIVGMDPSIYRMDSTLIDSCIRKLSRNMLIFLVIRISVRTMAKLALPLPSEWEIFLQPDCGMADVNEAQAHSYRSLLLLPADHPTDKMKRRATLLEICLALKHFGNQYKEFQSAPVHILLQRVIGEQTEGVEQEGQKRLMVRSTSPSGSLQSPFDPDAQCRIKGKQLCRGYVCNLVEARDEVKRLSILTHVNTQGALHSDKDFGVDYISNHAPEDNKTLYFDGGYNCHEVREAAKERTIDIHPTDMLGRKENPSKKRVSGFKRGKDGKIHRCPGGKTPDSSTYQPGEKGKGKIVARFHEGTCGGCKFAEQCAAKPLKRGERVLRTTDQSYSTAEQRDKMEQPGYKEKDLLIIYPRPFVIFKRRSGR comes from the coding sequence ATGGCTTCCCAACGTTGTAACACAATACCCAATGACTACGAAACAGAGGAAATAGAACAAAGGGAAACTTACTTGCAGAATCGTCTATTATCCATGGTGGATACGAATCAACCTTCTGATATAGAATTTGTTTTCATCCTCCTTGGCCTGTTCTTCACCGAATATGCATCCTTATATAGGAAGAGATACAGTGGTTACCACAATACCATTGGGAGGCCATGCATACATATACTCACACCATTGATTTTCGACATAATCAAGGAGTTTTTACGGTGTAGCGACCGTATGCTGATCATTCAAATTCCACGCGAAGGCCCTCTTTTTGAGGCATTGGGTGGTAAAGAAGGTAGACCACTTATGGGTGAAAGAACACTATATGAGAGTCGAAATCGCCTCAATGTCTATGAGGAAACCGAAGGCTATAATGTGAAGGAACAGTTCTACTCCGACTTCACCCAATTTTTGATGGGGATCGTGGGCATGGATCCCAGTATTTATCGGATGGATTCAACCCTTATCGATAGCTGTATCAGGAAACTGAGCCGCAATATGTTGATTTTCTTGGTGATTAGGATTTCGGTTCGTACGATGGCCAAACTTGCCCTACCTCTTCCTTCCGAATGGGAGATCTTCTTGCAACCAGATTGCGGGATGGCCGATGTGAACGAAGCCCAGGCCCATTCTTATAGGTCCCTCCTCCTTCTACCAGCGGATCACCCAACGGACAAGATGAAACGGAGGGCAACACTGCTAGAGATTTGCCTAGCCCTCAAACACTTTGGGAACCAGTACAAGGAGTTTCAATCCGCCCCAGTCCATATACTGTTGCAAAGGGTGATAGGAGAGCAGACAGAGGGAGTTGAACAGGAAGGGCAAAAGAGACTCATGGTGCGTTCCACCTCGCCATCAGGCAGTCTGCAAAGCCCCTTTGATCCAGACGCCCAGTGTCGTATCAAGGGTAAGCAATTGTGTAGAGGGTATGTTTGTAACCTTGTCGAGGCTCGTGATGAGGTGAAGAGATTGAGTATACTCACCCATGTGAATACCCAAGGGGCACTTCATTCCGATAAGGATTTTGGAGTTGACTATATATCCAACCATGCACCAGAGGACAACAAGACCTTGTATTTCGACGGAGGGTACAACTGCCATGAGGTAAGGGAGGCGGCTAAAGAACGTACTATCGATATACACCCAACCGATATGTTGGGAAGAAAGGAAAATCCCAGTAAAAAAAGGGTAAGCGGGTTCAAGAGGGGAAAGGATGGAAAGATCCATCGGTGTCCTGGTGGCAAGACCCCCGACTCATCCACGTACCAACCCGGAGAGAAGGGCAAGGGTAAGATAGTGGCCCGCTTCCATGAGGGGACCTGCGGGGGATGTAAATTTGCCGAGCAATGTGCAGCCAAACCTCTGAAGAGGGGGGAAAGGGTTCTGCGCACCACAGATCAGTCCTATTCAACGGCGGAACAACGAGACAAAATGGAGCAACCGGGGTACAAAGAGAAGGATCTGCTTATAATTTATCCCAGGCCGTTCGTTATCTTCAAAAGAAGATCAGGAAGATAA
- a CDS encoding transposase, producing the protein MTSFNLQKYFNKFDTFFRGSTKAYNNLHALIGVGLQHDHKNIRKGAESLQRGKQSIANYHRGDKVTNALIEGKNCATKLDFRQRFGVRIWRNYENLAIVCRNSHLENDQGVNCRNVS; encoded by the coding sequence ATAACATCATTTAATCTACAAAAATATTTTAATAAGTTTGATACCTTTTTTCGCGGTAGCACCAAGGCTTACAATAATCTGCACGCTCTCATCGGGGTAGGATTACAGCACGACCACAAGAACATTAGAAAAGGTGCAGAGAGCCTACAGAGGGGGAAACAGTCCATTGCAAATTACCATCGAGGAGACAAGGTTACCAATGCCCTTATAGAGGGAAAGAACTGTGCCACCAAGCTTGACTTTCGCCAACGTTTTGGGGTTAGGATTTGGAGGAACTATGAGAACCTTGCTATCGTATGTCGCAATAGCCACCTGGAAAACGATCAGGGGGTAAATTGCCGGAATGTTTCATAA
- a CDS encoding IS256 family transposase, whose product MSIHTHNTTLSGKINIQKEESWIARNSMKIGDRSIDSPYCGKTLKSTCPFCHSHNVLIDEKLILTDRTIVAMANEKLALANETMAMANEKLALANETMAMANEKLALANKATAMAAGNKDTKWSAVAGEIGKLHSTNPSPAPQETEHNPLIEDSPSITLRDGKDKGPGNARSEGDGYHQLHDPKTRDRFLRAQRFFDDLKEGITSWGPKEWEESRHLIEKLLLLCCPSNHKEKTKDSFPLNGVTSLMFHHDGGSILMRALIGLLKNAWIPEIDPLTDPKNWKPVVEDLCNLRMRVDRTLHCLKYPQDEGNGVYHRGYSTLFGELDLEVPRTRWGFSPYSLPRYQSAKNTLKDFVYRLYLPGLSLRKISKLLEEGFNLRTPPETLSQWLQPYYNDAIQYFERDLSTTVYTAIGMDTLFVPIREEGRYVSKAIAVSTGITAEGRRDIIGITPSPDENVESYDQHIGKLKERGLNVNDIRIVTTDGHRAFPLVVRKHFPHHTVHQRCYVHAIRNIMNAAPKSMKKEMAKDASYVLRSGDMGQALERWSECAGKYRFGNKATCEAWERLSPKKISLSLQAASITQNPILLPYILSTNYTESLNALFRERTNSKKGGFVSLEVAMKELMLTAFYWVGKQKENPNPLPVEDLLSIPADYESEISNGEPLPTTAYDFHPLLCTEQGRGCMDDVHTLDF is encoded by the coding sequence ATGAGCATCCACACCCATAATACAACATTATCAGGAAAAATCAATATCCAAAAAGAAGAGTCATGGATAGCTAGAAATTCGATGAAGATAGGCGACCGGTCCATTGACTCCCCGTATTGTGGAAAAACACTGAAAAGTACGTGTCCCTTCTGTCATAGCCATAATGTCTTAATAGATGAGAAACTGATTCTAACCGATAGGACCATAGTGGCAATGGCAAACGAAAAGCTGGCCCTAGCCAACGAGACAATGGCAATGGCAAACGAGAAGCTGGCCCTAGCCAACGAGACAATGGCAATGGCAAACGAGAAGCTGGCCCTAGCCAACAAGGCAACGGCAATGGCAGCAGGGAATAAGGACACAAAATGGTCTGCGGTAGCCGGTGAGATTGGGAAATTACATAGTACGAATCCTTCCCCTGCCCCCCAAGAAACGGAACACAACCCACTGATCGAGGATTCTCCATCCATAACTTTGCGTGACGGAAAAGATAAAGGTCCGGGGAATGCACGATCCGAAGGGGATGGATATCATCAATTGCACGATCCAAAAACTCGGGATCGATTCTTACGTGCTCAACGTTTTTTCGATGATCTCAAGGAGGGAATTACCTCATGGGGTCCCAAGGAGTGGGAGGAATCTAGGCATCTGATTGAGAAACTGCTATTATTGTGTTGCCCATCGAATCACAAGGAAAAAACGAAGGATTCCTTTCCCCTGAATGGCGTTACTAGCCTTATGTTCCATCACGACGGTGGTAGTATTTTGATGCGGGCGCTGATTGGATTGTTAAAAAACGCATGGATCCCAGAGATAGACCCTCTAACCGACCCAAAGAATTGGAAACCCGTTGTCGAGGACCTATGTAACTTACGCATGCGTGTAGATCGAACCCTCCATTGTCTGAAATATCCCCAGGATGAGGGGAATGGGGTCTATCATCGCGGATATAGCACACTGTTTGGGGAACTAGATCTAGAGGTTCCTAGGACAAGATGGGGATTTTCACCGTACTCGTTACCACGTTATCAGAGTGCAAAGAATACCCTCAAAGATTTCGTTTATCGTCTTTATCTTCCGGGCCTCTCCTTGCGAAAAATTAGTAAACTATTGGAGGAAGGATTCAACCTTCGGACGCCCCCGGAAACGCTTTCGCAGTGGTTGCAACCTTATTACAACGATGCTATACAATATTTCGAAAGGGATCTGAGCACGACAGTATATACAGCCATAGGTATGGATACCCTCTTTGTTCCCATTCGGGAGGAGGGTCGTTATGTTTCGAAGGCGATCGCAGTCAGCACGGGTATCACGGCGGAGGGGAGGCGGGATATAATAGGGATCACCCCCTCGCCTGATGAGAATGTGGAATCCTATGATCAGCATATAGGGAAACTAAAGGAACGGGGCCTGAATGTCAACGATATACGTATCGTTACCACAGATGGGCATAGGGCTTTTCCCTTAGTTGTACGCAAGCATTTTCCTCACCATACGGTTCACCAACGATGTTACGTTCACGCGATTCGTAACATCATGAATGCAGCTCCTAAAAGTATGAAGAAGGAAATGGCTAAGGACGCTTCTTACGTCTTACGGTCTGGGGATATGGGACAGGCACTAGAACGGTGGTCCGAGTGTGCAGGGAAGTATCGGTTTGGAAATAAGGCGACATGCGAAGCATGGGAAAGGCTCAGTCCTAAAAAAATCTCCTTGAGTTTGCAAGCGGCATCCATAACCCAAAACCCCATACTTCTGCCCTATATACTATCCACGAACTACACGGAATCGCTGAATGCTCTGTTTCGTGAGAGAACGAATAGCAAAAAAGGTGGATTCGTTAGTCTTGAGGTAGCGATGAAGGAATTGATGCTTACCGCTTTCTATTGGGTGGGGAAACAAAAAGAAAACCCCAACCCATTGCCTGTCGAGGATCTTCTTTCGATCCCTGCTGACTACGAGTCCGAAATTTCGAACGGAGAACCTCTCCCCACCACGGCTTATGACTTTCATCCCCTCTTATGCACGGAACAAGGGCGGGGTTGTATGGACGATGTCCATACCCTTGATTTCTAG
- a CDS encoding IS256 family transposase yields the protein MIPIDLDIDRMEKRIEERIQHYEQKGLSLQESIPHVVEEIEEDSEWAPGSMGRAYTFIANYQFKKQILGGREKHQRGPDFPKVDRNGYKKRKKRTSKGIVVYYDPQPRKGHFRSAVTKPYKKYTKSCIDILSSLRKAGMSIKKISELSNDILRSKISRSTVSRLLMGHLKEENRGFNEEPIRNPHEIRTVKVDAYYKPVRGFGKVAVYVIKASRKNTSGIKTDEVLSSLVNPPETAETWYEALQNVYDRGLRMGPDTLFIADGHKGIRKALSQVYPEAGFQGCQFHKMVNLYQAFRKDRPRKKGVKWEPIRSRIYQDIFHVLDKKEALHGLIRFSDDYQSKLPKLVEGLWASFDDVTTYLDYDLADAVQNRTTGSLERNHREARRYTNGVSCYPTLDSFQRVIDSVYKNFNLEQAKKLSGMDNHSVSAWGLGEFAIPAMYPLSSH from the coding sequence ATGATTCCAATTGACTTGGATATAGACAGAATGGAAAAAAGGATAGAAGAACGTATACAACATTACGAACAGAAAGGATTATCGCTTCAGGAATCCATCCCCCATGTAGTGGAAGAGATCGAGGAAGATTCTGAATGGGCTCCTGGTTCCATGGGGAGGGCTTATACTTTTATAGCCAATTATCAGTTTAAAAAACAAATTTTAGGTGGACGGGAGAAACACCAAAGGGGTCCCGATTTCCCAAAAGTAGACCGAAATGGTTATAAAAAACGTAAAAAACGCACCAGCAAAGGAATTGTGGTTTACTATGACCCCCAGCCAAGAAAAGGGCATTTCCGATCTGCGGTTACTAAACCCTACAAAAAATATACGAAGTCGTGTATAGATATTCTTTCCTCCTTACGTAAGGCCGGTATGTCCATAAAAAAAATATCCGAATTGTCGAATGATATTCTGCGATCAAAAATCTCACGCTCCACTGTGTCAAGATTACTTATGGGACATCTAAAGGAAGAGAATAGAGGATTCAATGAGGAACCCATAAGAAACCCGCATGAAATTAGGACCGTAAAGGTGGATGCTTACTACAAACCCGTTCGTGGATTCGGGAAAGTAGCTGTCTATGTCATAAAAGCAAGTAGGAAAAATACATCAGGGATAAAAACAGATGAGGTTTTATCAAGTTTGGTAAATCCCCCCGAAACAGCTGAAACTTGGTATGAAGCCCTCCAAAATGTTTACGACCGTGGTTTACGGATGGGTCCTGATACCCTTTTTATTGCTGATGGTCATAAGGGAATCAGAAAGGCGCTGAGCCAAGTATATCCCGAAGCAGGTTTTCAAGGGTGTCAATTCCACAAAATGGTGAATCTTTACCAGGCCTTCAGAAAGGATAGACCGAGAAAAAAAGGAGTGAAGTGGGAACCCATCCGAAGCCGGATTTATCAAGACATTTTTCATGTTCTTGACAAAAAAGAGGCCCTTCATGGCTTGATACGCTTTAGTGATGACTATCAATCCAAGTTGCCCAAGCTCGTTGAAGGTTTATGGGCTTCCTTTGATGATGTGACAACGTATCTCGATTACGACCTAGCGGATGCTGTTCAGAATCGTACAACGGGTTCCTTAGAAAGAAATCACAGAGAGGCCAGACGTTATACGAATGGAGTGAGCTGTTATCCTACCCTTGATTCATTCCAAAGGGTGATTGATTCCGTGTATAAAAATTTCAACTTAGAGCAGGCAAAGAAACTTAGTGGAATGGATAATCACTCTGTGTCCGCATGGGGGCTGGGAGAATTCGCTATCCCTGCCATGTATCCCCTATCTTCACACTAA
- a CDS encoding transposase, whose product MLTAPAPCIGKPNKTGGRTIRLTDRTYSAAEQRDQWKQSKYREAGNRRAAIEGVCSALKNAYGARRLKVRGEQRARLTMFAKCVAYNTSQVSEIYSKIYKNKKEVCNIVITIHHNFIFIK is encoded by the coding sequence TTGTTAACCGCACCAGCACCATGTATTGGCAAACCCAACAAAACGGGGGGAAGAACCATAAGATTGACCGACCGAACGTACTCAGCGGCGGAACAAAGGGATCAATGGAAGCAGTCCAAATACAGAGAAGCAGGGAATCGTCGTGCGGCCATTGAGGGCGTTTGCTCTGCACTAAAAAATGCCTATGGCGCCCGCCGACTTAAGGTGCGTGGTGAACAGAGAGCTAGGTTGACAATGTTCGCAAAATGTGTAGCATATAACACATCCCAAGTCTCCGAAATATATAGTAAAATTTATAAGAATAAGAAGGAGGTATGCAATATAGTGATTACTATACATCATAATTTCATATTCATAAAATAA